The following proteins are encoded in a genomic region of Rhizobium sp. CCGE531:
- a CDS encoding putative quinol monooxygenase → MIHVLAILTAKPGKRAEVLDVFQANVPAVHAEDGCIEYTAVVDVEGADPAFGPETFVVVEKWASMEAMKAHAASAHMAAYGEKVKHLMAERAVHVLNPA, encoded by the coding sequence ATGATCCACGTTCTCGCCATCCTCACCGCGAAGCCCGGCAAGCGTGCCGAGGTGCTCGACGTCTTCCAGGCGAATGTTCCGGCCGTTCATGCCGAAGACGGCTGCATCGAATATACCGCCGTCGTCGATGTCGAAGGAGCAGATCCGGCTTTCGGGCCTGAGACGTTCGTCGTGGTCGAGAAATGGGCAAGCATGGAGGCAATGAAGGCCCATGCGGCGTCCGCGCACATGGCTGCTTATGGCGAGAAGGTGAAGCATCTGATGGCCGAGCGCGCCGTTCATGTGCTGAACCCGGCTTGA
- a CDS encoding glycosyltransferase: protein MKIAVGVATCGRKAILAAMIDRLAAQARKPDHLFLCPTKDDDIDMARLRSAPFPVTILSSPQGSCPQRNAIIDAAVGIDVVVFFDDDFFPATNYLAETEALFEADEEIVVATGEVVRDGILGAGLTVDEADEALAADATPFPASTIEATHNAYGCNMIFRRKQMLANGIYFDENLPLYGWQEDVDLCRRLRPFGKIVKFNRLRGVHLGVKAGRTSGLRLGYSQVANPLYLVKKRSVSLKWALKLMGGNVASNLAGSVSPPPYIDRRGRLQGNLIAFGHLLSGSLDPKHINRM, encoded by the coding sequence ATGAAGATTGCCGTTGGCGTGGCGACATGCGGTCGCAAGGCTATACTCGCCGCAATGATCGACAGGCTGGCCGCGCAGGCACGCAAGCCGGATCACCTCTTCCTGTGCCCGACCAAGGATGACGATATCGACATGGCGCGCTTGCGCTCTGCGCCGTTTCCGGTGACGATCCTCTCCTCGCCGCAGGGAAGCTGCCCGCAGCGCAATGCCATCATCGATGCAGCCGTCGGCATTGATGTGGTCGTCTTCTTCGATGACGATTTCTTCCCGGCAACGAACTATCTCGCCGAGACGGAAGCCCTGTTCGAGGCGGATGAAGAGATCGTCGTGGCGACCGGCGAAGTCGTCCGGGACGGTATCCTAGGGGCGGGCCTGACGGTGGACGAAGCCGACGAAGCGCTCGCAGCCGATGCCACCCCCTTTCCGGCGTCGACGATCGAGGCCACGCACAACGCCTATGGCTGCAACATGATCTTCCGCCGGAAGCAGATGCTCGCAAACGGCATCTATTTCGACGAGAATCTGCCGCTCTACGGCTGGCAGGAAGACGTCGATCTGTGCCGGCGGCTGCGTCCCTTCGGCAAGATCGTCAAGTTCAATCGCCTGCGCGGCGTCCATCTCGGTGTCAAGGCCGGCCGCACGTCGGGCCTGCGCCTGGGATATTCCCAGGTGGCCAATCCGCTTTACCTCGTCAAGAAGCGCTCCGTCTCGCTGAAATGGGCGCTGAAGCTGATGGGCGGCAACGTCGCCTCAAACCTCGCCGGCTCCGTCAGCCCGCCGCCCTATATCGACCGGCGCGGCCGCCTGCAGGGCAACCTCATCGCCTTCGGTCATCTGCTGAGCGGATCGCTCGATCCGAAGCACATCAACCGGATGTGA
- a CDS encoding nitronate monooxygenase family protein, producing the protein MALPSILTEHLRLPVVASPLFIISHPALTLAQCKAGVVGSFPALNARPESQLDEWLAMITEDLAAYNAANPERPAAPFAVNQIVHASNKRLEHDLMLCVKYKVPIVISSLGAVPEVNAAVHSYGGVVLHDIINNRHANSAIRKGADGLIAVAAGAGGHAGQLSPFALVQEIREWFDGPLLLAGAIATGGGILAAQAAGADLAYIGSPFIATEEARAADAYKQAIVEGTAADIVYSNYFTGVHGNYLKPSIRAAGMDPDKLPEADPSKMDFEAATTGVKAWKDIWGSGQGIGAVKSIQPVSALVDRLEAEYRQARARLTL; encoded by the coding sequence ATGGCCCTTCCCTCGATCCTGACCGAGCATCTGCGCCTGCCGGTCGTGGCTTCGCCTCTCTTCATCATCTCGCATCCGGCGCTGACGCTGGCACAATGCAAGGCCGGCGTCGTCGGCTCCTTTCCCGCCCTGAATGCCCGCCCCGAAAGCCAGCTCGACGAGTGGCTGGCGATGATTACCGAAGATCTTGCCGCATACAATGCCGCAAATCCGGAGCGGCCGGCAGCTCCATTTGCGGTCAACCAGATCGTCCATGCGTCGAACAAGCGCCTGGAACACGATCTTATGCTTTGCGTGAAGTACAAGGTGCCGATCGTCATTTCCTCGCTCGGCGCCGTGCCCGAGGTGAATGCGGCCGTGCATTCCTATGGCGGCGTCGTGCTGCACGACATCATCAATAACCGGCATGCAAACTCGGCGATCCGCAAGGGCGCGGACGGGCTGATCGCGGTCGCCGCAGGCGCCGGCGGCCATGCCGGCCAGCTTTCGCCCTTCGCCCTCGTGCAGGAGATCCGTGAATGGTTCGACGGGCCGCTGCTGCTGGCGGGTGCGATCGCCACCGGCGGCGGCATCCTGGCGGCGCAGGCGGCAGGCGCCGATCTCGCCTATATCGGCTCGCCCTTCATCGCGACGGAAGAGGCGCGCGCGGCGGACGCCTACAAGCAGGCGATCGTCGAGGGCACCGCCGCCGATATCGTCTATTCCAACTATTTCACCGGCGTTCACGGCAATTATCTGAAACCCTCGATCCGCGCCGCCGGCATGGATCCCGACAAATTGCCCGAGGCCGACCCTTCGAAAATGGATTTCGAAGCCGCCACGACCGGCGTGAAGGCCTGGAAGGATATCTGGGGCTCCGGCCAGGGCATCGGCGCCGTCAAATCCATCCAGCCCGTTTCAGCACTCGTCGACCGGCTGGAGGCGGAATACCGGCAGGCACGCGCCCGGCTGACGCTCTGA